AAAAATCTTTCCATACAACATCTCATCAATTTGAAGTTACTAATAATTTACCCATCTTTATTAAAGTTGAAAGTCGATGTTGATATTGATAGATAACCTCTTAAATCCTTCAACAACTGTATTTCGTTAAGTTTTTGAGGGGGCAATCTCTCCCATATAATACCAGTAGGTTTAGAATGAATTTTGTTCACACGAATGGTACGAGTCGGTGTTACGATGATATCTAGGGTTACATCGTATTCATCAAGAGGAATATTGTTGACGATCTGTATA
This DNA window, taken from Nitrososphaerales archaeon, encodes the following:
- a CDS encoding 5-formyltetrahydrofolate cyclo-ligase translates to IQIVNNIPLDEYDVTLDIIVTPTRTIRVNKIHSKPTGIIWERLPPQKLNEIQLLKDLRGYLSISTSTFNFNKDG